GATCGAACTCATTGCCGGACCAGGTATTGTTGGCGATGATCGTGCTGTCCATCGCTAGCCCGTTGTAAGCCTCCACGCCGGCCGGTAACGTCTGGCCATACAGTGATTTGTTGAAGGCGATCGTGGCGCCGGTAAGAGTCAATTGCTCGTACGCATATAAGCCACCTATCTTGTCCGTCGCGTAATTGCCAGAAATCGTGCTGTTGACGATGACCGACGCTGCCGTACCCACGATGTCGATGCCACCGACATTGCCGCGGCCAACAAAGTAACCGACAGAATTGTCGTTGATCGTCGACTCGAGAATATGGGCCGAGCTGCGGACAAACGCTCCGCCGCCGAACGCGCGCGTGGTGAAATCCGCGGAACAACTGTTTGACACCAGGGTGCTACTCGACATCGTCAGGTTACCGGCTACGAAAACCCCGCCGCCGTAGCTGTTGTGGCCCTGCACCGCAGTGCTCTGCGTCCTGCAGCCACTTACCAAAGCGTTGCTGAGTGTTAAGCTTCCCGCACTTCGGATGCAGCCACCCTCGTACGTTGCAACCCCGTAGCCAATACCCAATCCGGCGACCGTCAACACCCCGGTGCCTGTGTGGGTCAAGATCCTGCTGAAGTTCGACGATATGTTCCGTACGATCGACAACGAAGAGCCCGGGCCCACCAGGCTCAATGTGTTCTGCGGAATCGTGATTTCACCCGTCGTCAGCGAAATGGTCGAACACGCAAGATGCGTCAGATCGATCGTATCGCCGTCGGCGGCCGCGGCGACAGCATCGCGAAGGCTGCCAATGCCGCTGTCCGCGCAGTTGAAGACCGACTCGACGTGAATGGGATCACGGCGCCTCGAATCGGGCTCCGCGAACGTCTTCGATGCAGCAGCACCTTCCAGTCGTCCCCCCACCCGCACACCTTCCGTGTACGGAAGAACAGGTGCGGCGGAAGCCCCGCCCGACAACGCCAATGCGATGCAACTGAGCAAGAGTGGACGACGAAGAGCGTGAACGATTTCGGGCGACATGGCGGTATCTCAGTTGAAAGTCACGGAGGCGAGCACTCCCCTGCTGTCTACAAATCGCGAGCCAAAACCGTTCGTCTGGATCAAGTCGGCTGACACGATCCCCGGTTCAATCATGAAGATGCTGTAACCCCCTGCTAAAAGTGGCAGCATGCGTGGTTCACGGCCATGGAATTTTCTTCCATTTTTTTTCTTCTTTTTTTCTCGCAGGCAAATCGACTGGCAGCGGCTGTCTGGATTCAGCCCACCGTGTGCATTCGCGCGTGATCTCGCTTTGTCATCGGCGCGAGTGCGTCGTCAACAGCGCCATCGACGCATTCGCAGACAGGTTGGGCTTAGAATGCGAGTCATCCGATTTTTGCGTGTGCCATGAACGCCAATCTTCACCTATCGATTCCTGCTGTCGACGCCACACTGTTGTGCTTCGGCCCGTTCATGCTCGATGTGCGGCAGCGACGGCTGGAACGCGATGGCTTGGTGGTGGACGTGCGGCCAAAACAATTTGATGCGCTGCAGTTGCTGATTGCGCATGCCGGCGATCTGGTGACGCGCGAACAGTTCTATGCCGCGCTGTGGCCGAACACCGTGGTTTCGGAAACCAGCCTGAGCAAATACATCTGGCAGTTGCGGCACATCCTCAGCGACGACAACGGCGACTACATCAAGACCGTACCGAAACTAGGCTACCGATTCGTCGCGCCAGTAGAACGCATCGCGCCGGTCGAGCTGGTCGAAACCACGATCGACAACGCGGCATCGCGGGATGTCTCGACAGAAAATCAAGCGCCGCCAGTACCCTATGGATTGCACCGAGCCAACGCCTCGCCTTGGATAATTGCGGCTGTCGCGACAGTCGTTCTCGCGCTGATCGCATGGCAGGTTTGGCCTGCGCGCGAAACCATTCCGCAAACGGCGAAACGCAGCGACGCAACACTGCCGATAACCACTCATCGTCGCGCGATTGCGATCATGCAGGCGCAGCTCGACGCGGATATGCCGCAATGGTTGCACAGCGCGGTGGCGCAATTGCTGGCGCAGGATCTGGCGATTTCGGAACAGCTGCGCGTGGCCTATCCGAACGCGTTGATGTTGCGTTACCCCGATCTGACGGCGCAGGCGCAAGCGGTCGAACCTACAGCGGCGCGGTTCACCGATTGGGCATCGATCAACGACGATATTGTGCTGCTGCCCATACTCACGCACAGCTCAGACGATACTTCAGCCAACGCCGTGAAGCTGCAGGTACGTCTGCTCGATTCGCACAGCGGCGCGTTGCTCAAGGAGATCGAATCGAGCGGCGATCTGCAACAGCTGGATCGCCTGATTGACAGCAGCGGCGGTCGCGTCCGCAGCGCGCTCGGCGTGACACCGATGAGCGAATCGATCGCGCGGGTTCGTGCCGCCAGCATGCCGGCCGATAGCGCCTCGGCGCAGCTCTACGCCGAGGCGATCGATTTGCAACGTCAGGGCATGAGCGATCAATCGCGCGAAAAACTGCGTGCGCTGACCGAGCGTTATCCGGATTTCGTGCCGGGCTGGTTGATGCGCGCCACGGCAGAGGCCGATGCCGGTCTGAATCAGCAGGCCGCGACCACCGCGCAAGCCGGGCTCGCACATGCTGTGACCGCCACGCGCGAATTGCGCTTGTCGCTGGAGGCGATCAGCTATTCGGCCGGTGGCGCGTGGTCGCAGGCGATCGACTCGTATCAGGCGCTGTCGCGGTTTTTCCCCGATCAACCCGAGTATGCATTACGGCTCATGACGGCGCAGGTTTACGCTGGCCGCAAGGACGATGCCGAGCAGACCTTGCGAACTCTGCGCGAACCACCCGGCATGGCCGATGACGTGCCGATATTGCAAGGCGAATATACGCTGGCGCAGCGCCTTACCGACGATGCGCGCGCCCGCGACGTCGCCGCAAGACTGATCGAACGCGCCACGATGATCCACCTGCCGCACCTGCATGCGCGCGCGCGCGCGCTGCGCGGCATGGCGCTCACCGGCCTGCGCGACAACGATGCTGCACTGGCCGACCTGACCCAGGCCGAACGCGAGTTCGCGCCGCTCGGCGATACCGAGTGGAGCGCAAAAGTGCAATTGCTGCTCGGCAACTGGGCAATGCGCGGTGGCGATCTGGTCGATGCCGAGCAGCGTTACCATCGTGCCGTCGACGGCTTTCGCGCGGTTGCCGCGCGCTGGAACGAAAACGTCGCGCTGGATAATCTGATGGCCATTGCGGTCGCGCGTGGCGATGCTGCCGCCGCACGGCCGTATGTCGATGAAGTGCTGCAATCGGCACGTGCGCTTGGCGACGGTGTCGGCGAGAGTCGCGCGCTGGTCTATCTCGCGTGGGTCGAACTCGATACCGGCCATACCGACACCGCGCTCGCCGCATACCGACAAGCGGCAGCGTTGAACGAGCACGCGCAACAGAACGAACAACTAGTCGCATCGCTGAGTTATCTGGCGGAACTGCTTGACGATACGGGCCAGAATGACGAAGCACGCAAGGTCGCGCAACACGCGCAGATCGTTAGTGAATCGGTACCGAGCACCTCGTACAAAAGCGTGGTCTTGATCAGCGTGGTCTTGATCAGCGTGGCGCAGGGCGAACGCGCGCGCAAAAATCCGGCGGCGGCACGGGTTGCACTCGATGCGGCGCGCGCGCAGGCCGAGCAAGGCCAGGAGTCCGATCGCATCGCACGAATCGATCTGGGGATCGCCGAACTGGAGCTGGATACACATCAGCCGCAAGCGGCGATCGAACGAATAGCACGCGCCGAACCGATATTGATCAAGAGTGAAAGCACGCGCGATCTGGCCAACGCTGAGGCGATCCGGGTACGGGCCTTCTGCGATTTGGGACAACTTGACCACGCCAAAACCGCACTCGCTGCGAGCTTGGACTACGCCGCAAAAACCACCGGTTATCTCGATCGTCTGCCCGTGCGCATCGCGGAAATCCGCGTGGCCGCACAGATCGGTGAGCAAGGTAAAGTCAACAAGCTGCAAATGCCGTTGCGTGCCGAACTTAAACAGCGAAAGTTCGTCGGCGCGCTCGCTGAACTCGATACTGCGCTGGCGACAAAAACACCACCGCGTCCTTGAATCCACTCAATCGATAACCTGCCCGGACTGCTTCCATGAAATTTTCGCCATGACTTCGATATCGCGCTGGGACGGATTGCTGCTCGATTGCCGACTCGCCAGCATGACGGCTAACGGTATTGCTTACGGCGCAATCGAAAACGCCGCAATCGGCTGGAAAGACGGCCGCATCACCTTCGCCGCAGCGCAGTCGCAATTGCCGGACAAACCCGAATCGCTCAGCGTCAATGTCGAATCCGTCGAGGGCGCGTGGATCACGCCGGGCTTGATCGACTGCCATACGCATTTGGTATTTGCCGGCAATCGCGCCAGCGAATTCGAGCAACGCCTGCAGGGCGCAAGTTACGAGGAAATCGCGCGCGCGGGCGGCGGCATCGTATCCAGCGTGCGGCAAACGCGTGCCGCGAACGAGGATGAACTATTCGCACAATCGTTGCCGCGCGCGCAGGCGCTGCTGCAGGACGGCGTGACCACGCTGGAAATAAAATCCGGTTACGGCCTGAATCTGGAAACCGAAGAAAAAATGCTGCGCGTGGCACGCCGAATCAGCGCAGCGCTGGGCATTACCGTGCACACGACATTTCTCGGCGCGCATGCGATACCGCCGGAATTTTCGGGCCGGCAATCCGATTATGTCGATGAAGTCTGTGTGCGCATGTTGCCGGCGATTGCACATGCCGGTCTCGCCGATGCGGTGGATGCATTCTGCGAAACGATCGCGTTTACCGCGAGCGAAACGCGGCGTGTATTCGAAACCGCGCGCGGACTCGGCTTGCGTGTGAAGTTGCACGCCGATCAGCTCAGCGATGGACATGGCGCGGCATTGGCGGCCGAGTTCAACGCGCTCTCCGCCGAGCATCTCGAACATACCAGCGAAACCGGCGTTGCGGCGATGGCCGCTGCGGGCACGGTGGCAGTGTTGTTGCCCGCGGCGTTTTACGCGTTGCGCGAAACAAAATTGCCACCGACCGAATCGCTGCGCGCACACGGCGTGCCGATCGCGATTGCGAGCGACCTGAATCCGGGCACTTCCCCAGTTCTGTCATTACGCCTGGCCATGAGCATGGCCTGCACTCTGTTTCGACTGACGCCGGAAGAAGCCCTGCGTGGTGCGACCGTGCATGCGGCGCAAGCGCTGGGTCTGCTCGATCGCGGCACACTCGAAGTCGGCAAACGCGCCGATCTGGTGTTGTGGGATATCCAGCATCCGGCCGAATTGTGTTACTGGATCGGCGGCAATCTTGCACGTCGCATCATCATCGACGGATGCCGCATCAGCTGACTGGATGATCGTTTTCTGCGCAGTCGCAACAGCGGCACCAGTAAATCGCGGACGCAGAAAAACCAAAGCCCCACCGAAGCGGGGCTTGTGCTCTACAACTCACGCTAACGCCGGCTCGATCAAGCCGACGCGTACAACCTTCAGGCAGCGGGCTTTTTCGCCGGTGCCTTCTTGGCGGCGACCGGAGCTGCTTTCTTGACGGCGGGTTTTGCCGTCACGGCAGACTTGGTCACTACGGCCTTCGTCGCAGAATGCGGACGTGCGTTGCCATAGCTACGGATAGCGGTTTTGCCTTTGGCGGTCTTGCGGTCACCACGGCCCATGAAAACTCCTTAGAAAACTAGCGGAAACGGCCGCGTAGCTTACCAGCTCCGTGGCCCGGCGCAACAAAAAAGCCTAGCGAGAATGGAATTTGCCGCCATCGGCGCGCATTACCGGGCTTGCGCAAAACCGTATCGAGCCTCTGCGAAAACCGGAATCGGCCGCAACGATCAGCGATTATCCAACGCCTGGCAGCATCGAAATACGTGTTCGCCACAAAACGTTATGATCGTCCGCATGGAAAATGTGACCGCGATGTTGCACCAGCCAATCACTGTCAGCCTTGCGCTGCAAGGCGGCGGCGCGCATGGCGCGTTCACTTGGGGCGTACTCGATCGACTATTGCAGGAACCCTTGCTGAGTTTCGATGGCATCAGCGCCACCAGCAGCGGCGCGATGAATGCCCTCGCCCTGGCGCAAGGCTGGCTGGAAGATGGTCGCGACGGCGCGCGCGCCAAACTCAAGACGTTGTGGGAAACCGTCGGCAATCAAAGCAGCGTGATGCGCTGGGCCTCGGCAACACCGGCGGGCGCTACTGCCAGCGCGATGATGTTGCAACTCACGCGCTATTTCACGCCGAAGGAAATCAATCCGCTAGGCATCAATCCGCTGCGTGGCATGGCGAATTCATTATTCGATTTCGAGCGCCTGCGACTTGAATCGCCGCAGCGACTGTTCATCGCGGCCACACGCGTGCGCGATGGCAAGTTGACCTTGTTCGACAATGCCCAGCTTACGATTGACGTCCTGCTCGCGAGCACTTGTCTGCCGCAGTTGTTTGCGCCCGTGATCATCGATGACGAGATGTATTGGGACGGTGGT
The sequence above is drawn from the Pseudolysobacter antarcticus genome and encodes:
- a CDS encoding choice-of-anchor Q domain-containing protein, coding for MSPEIVHALRRPLLLSCIALALSGGASAAPVLPYTEGVRVGGRLEGAAASKTFAEPDSRRRDPIHVESVFNCADSGIGSLRDAVAAAADGDTIDLTHLACSTISLTTGEITIPQNTLSLVGPGSSLSIVRNISSNFSRILTHTGTGVLTVAGLGIGYGVATYEGGCIRSAGSLTLSNALVSGCRTQSTAVQGHNSYGGGVFVAGNLTMSSSTLVSNSCSADFTTRAFGGGAFVRSSAHILESTINDNSVGYFVGRGNVGGIDIVGTAASVIVNSTISGNYATDKIGGLYAYEQLTLTGATIAFNKSLYGQTLPAGVEAYNGLAMDSTIIANNTWSGNEFDLSAFTVTGANNLVVGSNDSPPGTLTADPNLQPLADNGGPTKTHALLMTSVAVDAGNNAAGTSTDQRGPGFARVRGPKVDIGAFELQVNDRIFASGFE
- a CDS encoding winged helix-turn-helix domain-containing protein; this encodes MNANLHLSIPAVDATLLCFGPFMLDVRQRRLERDGLVVDVRPKQFDALQLLIAHAGDLVTREQFYAALWPNTVVSETSLSKYIWQLRHILSDDNGDYIKTVPKLGYRFVAPVERIAPVELVETTIDNAASRDVSTENQAPPVPYGLHRANASPWIIAAVATVVLALIAWQVWPARETIPQTAKRSDATLPITTHRRAIAIMQAQLDADMPQWLHSAVAQLLAQDLAISEQLRVAYPNALMLRYPDLTAQAQAVEPTAARFTDWASINDDIVLLPILTHSSDDTSANAVKLQVRLLDSHSGALLKEIESSGDLQQLDRLIDSSGGRVRSALGVTPMSESIARVRAASMPADSASAQLYAEAIDLQRQGMSDQSREKLRALTERYPDFVPGWLMRATAEADAGLNQQAATTAQAGLAHAVTATRELRLSLEAISYSAGGAWSQAIDSYQALSRFFPDQPEYALRLMTAQVYAGRKDDAEQTLRTLREPPGMADDVPILQGEYTLAQRLTDDARARDVAARLIERATMIHLPHLHARARALRGMALTGLRDNDAALADLTQAEREFAPLGDTEWSAKVQLLLGNWAMRGGDLVDAEQRYHRAVDGFRAVAARWNENVALDNLMAIAVARGDAAAARPYVDEVLQSARALGDGVGESRALVYLAWVELDTGHTDTALAAYRQAAALNEHAQQNEQLVASLSYLAELLDDTGQNDEARKVAQHAQIVSESVPSTSYKSVVLISVVLISVAQGERARKNPAAARVALDAARAQAEQGQESDRIARIDLGIAELELDTHQPQAAIERIARAEPILIKSESTRDLANAEAIRVRAFCDLGQLDHAKTALAASLDYAAKTTGYLDRLPVRIAEIRVAAQIGEQGKVNKLQMPLRAELKQRKFVGALAELDTALATKTPPRP
- the hutI gene encoding imidazolonepropionase, with protein sequence MTSISRWDGLLLDCRLASMTANGIAYGAIENAAIGWKDGRITFAAAQSQLPDKPESLSVNVESVEGAWITPGLIDCHTHLVFAGNRASEFEQRLQGASYEEIARAGGGIVSSVRQTRAANEDELFAQSLPRAQALLQDGVTTLEIKSGYGLNLETEEKMLRVARRISAALGITVHTTFLGAHAIPPEFSGRQSDYVDEVCVRMLPAIAHAGLADAVDAFCETIAFTASETRRVFETARGLGLRVKLHADQLSDGHGAALAAEFNALSAEHLEHTSETGVAAMAAAGTVAVLLPAAFYALRETKLPPTESLRAHGVPIAIASDLNPGTSPVLSLRLAMSMACTLFRLTPEEALRGATVHAAQALGLLDRGTLEVGKRADLVLWDIQHPAELCYWIGGNLARRIIIDGCRIS
- a CDS encoding 30S ribosomal protein THX, with product MGRGDRKTAKGKTAIRSYGNARPHSATKAVVTKSAVTAKPAVKKAAPVAAKKAPAKKPAA
- a CDS encoding patatin-like phospholipase family protein, whose protein sequence is MENVTAMLHQPITVSLALQGGGAHGAFTWGVLDRLLQEPLLSFDGISATSSGAMNALALAQGWLEDGRDGARAKLKTLWETVGNQSSVMRWASATPAGATASAMMLQLTRYFTPKEINPLGINPLRGMANSLFDFERLRLESPQRLFIAATRVRDGKLTLFDNAQLTIDVLLASTCLPQLFAPVIIDDEMYWDGGYAGNPALEPLLYRCDANDILSVLVQPLQHAQPPKNVREISLRIVELGFSTTFLRELDTLLKARESLAGDSVRSWIGDRLNSMRMHLIEPGESLDSYSPKTRMNTRLSFLRNLRDLGHAQTGAWLAQHADVLGKRATVNL